CTGCCCCACGACCAGAGCCTGGGCGGCGATATTCTGCAGCCCCGCCGAAATGAATCCACCGACCGCGCGCTGGACACCGTTGAAATCACGCAGGCCCCAGTAGTCGAGCACCCGCCGGGCCCAGCCGGGCAGCGCGTGGCGCAGGTCGGCGAACATGGCCGCGAGATTGATCTGGCCCGACTGGAACTTGGCGTAGAGCGTCGCCGCTTCCTGGACCAGGCTCACGGCGACGAGGATGGCCGGGACGATGACCACGGCCAGGATCAGCAGGATTGTGAGCCCCGCCGAGGTATTGCGGTGACCGCGCAGGCGGAACACCAACCAGCGATAGACCGGTGCGAAGACGATCGCGGTGACCACGCCCCACAAAATCGCGCCGAAGAACGGCAACGACAGCCAGACAAAGGCCAAGGTGACGAGGAGGACGAGGACGAGGAAGCCCGCGTCCTCGATACCAATCTTGCGGAAGTCACGATCGCCCATCGCGGCTGTGTCGCATCAAACGCCGCGTAAATCCATGGCAGGGCTGGCGCCTTCCACACCCCGCACCGGGAACATATCCTAGGCCAGCTTCAGACGCACCCTCAGGCCATCGGCAGTCGACATCTGGGTGCCGCGCATGCCGTCCATGCGCACGCCGGTGCAGGCCATCTTGAGCTGGGTGAAGTCCTCGTACCATTCGAGATCGGCGGCCGACTTGCCGCTGACTTCCTCCCACAGCGCGACGGTTTCGTCGCGGCTGCCCATGCCGTCGAGATAAGTGCCCATCTGGCTGGTCTTGCCGTGCATCGTCTCCGACAAGGTGCAGAACCAGCCGAGATCCTGCAGCGCGCCGCCGAGCGATGGCTGTTCCCAGTCCATCACCGCGACGACGTCGAAGTTCTCGTCGAACATCATATTGCCGATGCGCGCGTCGCCCCAGACCACGCCTTCGGGCTGGTTCTTCGGCCAGAGCGCGAGCAGCCGCTGGCGGCCCGCCTCGAGGATTTCGGCGCGCGGATCGTCCTTCACCCATTCGACGAAGCGCGTGTACTTGTCCCACTCCTGCGCCAGGCCGTCGCGGGCATGGTCGGGGCCGGCGAGGAACGGGACCTCGCTCAACGGCACGCGCTGGATCGCGGCGAGCTGACGCACCGCACCCTCCCACAGGTGGCGGCGTTGCGCCGGCGTCGCCTCGGACAGCCAGCCTGACTTGGCATAGGGCGGATGGCTGACGGGCACGCGGCCCTTGACCTTCTCCATGACGAAGAACGGCGCGCCCAGCAGTTCGGCATCGGGCTCGAACCACAGCGGCTTGGCGACACGGACATAGCCGCCGTCGCTGAGCATCTTCATCAGCTGATACTGCTCGTCGAACAGGTTGTCGGGAAACACCGTGAAGCTGGACGGCTTTATCCGCACGACATAGCCCTGCGCGCGCTCTGCTCCGTTTTCGAACCACCGGGCATCGAACAGGATCGTCTCGTGCGACTGGCCGGCCCCTTTAGGGTACGAGAAATCAGTCAGCCTAATGTCACCGGCGCCGGGCAAGCGTTCGCCCAGCCACTGCGTCATCTTGCCGGCCAGAATTTCGAGGTCGCGCGTCGCAGGCGCTACGATCACGTCAGACAATCCCACTCTCCCACTGCCGTGCTACGCTCGATTCCCAGCGCGCAATAAATTCCCGATGCCGAATTTATTTTCGGGAAAATATCGATAGGTCAGCAGCACGCGAGCGTCAAGGATTCGCAGAGCCGGGGAATGATCAGGCGGTCACGCGCGCCTCGCTGTCGCGGCCCGCGACGAAAGCAGAGATCCGCCTGCAGGCTGCGCGCAGGCGCTGCCCCGCTGCCATGACCTGGGCCCCGGACATCGTGCCGTGGAAACCGGCGAGGAGCAGACAGAAGCTGACTTGCCCGCGTTCGTCGAAGATCGGGGCCATCAGCGCGCCGACCGCGTAGCTCGAGGCCTGGTCGATCCCGTCGATCGGCGTGACGGGAATCTCGTCGGTATCGACGCCCATGCCGCGGTCGTCGGCCTCACCGGCAATGTCGAAGCCCGGCCGGCGCAGGAGCACGGCGAAACCGTTCTCGCGCGCGAATTCCATCGACTTGAACATCAGCTCGCGCCGCTCGGCCGAAGGCTTGGGCTCGGTCGTTTCGAGCCACGCTTCGGCTTCGGCCGGCGCCCAGGCGAAGAAGGCTACGGCCTGCGGCGAGCGCAGCTTCATCCGCGTGCCCAGCGGCACCGGATAGCCGACATGGCTGAGCGAGGCCGCACGATCGCGCAGATGGATCATGTCACCTTCGAGGAAATAGGCCGAGCAGACTACGTCGAACTCGTCGGCCAGGCTGCGCATCTCCGGTTGCGCCACCTGCAGCGGCGAGAAGTGCTGCGCCGCCGTCCGGCCGATCGCCGCCAGCGCCGGGCCGAGCACATAGGTCTTGTCGCTGGTGCGATAGAGGTAGCCGACATCGACCAGCCCCGTCAGCAATGCATGGCAGGTCGCCCGGCTCAGCTTGAGCGCGCGCACCAGGTCGGTCAGGGCGAAAGCCTGGCCGGGGTGATCCGCGATGAAATTGAGAATGGCCGCCACGCGTCGGACGCCCGGTGAAGATCGCGACATCTGCCCCCCTGTTAGGTTGTTTCGCTATTTCGAACAAATTGGGCGTAAAACGATGCAAGTCGGCCGTCAATAGCGCCAACCTGCACCGCGCCAACGCCGGGGCGTTTTCTGGTGAAAGGGCGCGGCGTCCTAGACATCGAACCGCGTACAATAGTCCGCAAAGGCCTCGCGGATGGCCTCGTTGGTCAGGCCGTATTCCTCGGCAGTGTAGCGGTGCTCGCCGAAGGCACCCTGGGCATTGCGTCGGTTGTAGTCCGCTACATCGGCTTCGAGCTGCGGCGTGAAATCGAAACCCAGGCGGTCGTAGAGCCCGGCAAAAGTCTCGACCGGGCGTGCCACGACGTCGCGGTTCCAGACGTCGATGAAGCGGTGCTCACCCAGCCGGTCGCGCGCCGCCAGCGCCCGTTTCATACCCCTGGCCCAGAAGGCCAGCGCCTTGGGGCCTGCCGCAGCCTTGTCGAGCGCGCCCTCGACGCAGCGCGCGGAATGGAGCGTGTACTGCAGGCTCGATACCGAGGGGATCACGCTGGCGGGATCACGGTGCGTCCAGACGAATTTCGTGTCGGGATATTCGGCCGCGAAAGCCTCGAGCTGGAACAGGTGCACCGGCCCCTTGAGCAGCCAGAGGTGCGGAGGTCTCTCGGACTGGAGCAGGCTCAGCACGCGGCGGTGATAGGCATAGGTCGAGGCAAAATCGGCAGAAGTCCACCAGTCGACGAAATCATCGGGCATGGGGAAGGCGCCGTGGTAGGCATGCATGTCGAGCGGGGCGAGGCCGACCATGTCCTCTTCGGGACCGTCGGGATCGGCGATGTGCTGGCTGGCATGCGAATGCGCCTTGATCGCTTCGCGGTAAGCGACCGCGCGCGGATCATCCGCTTCCTCGCCGAGCCGCGGCGGCGGCACCGGCTGGTTCATTTCCCACATGCGCGGGAAACGGAAGCGCGGATCGAGCGCGAGCATGCCGACCGTGGCGGTGGTGCCCGTGCGCGGCAGCCCGCAGACAAGGATCGGGCCTTCGACGGCCTGCGCCTCGATCTCCGGATGTGCAGCATACCATTGCTCGATGCGCAGGCGGTTGGCGAGATCCTGGACGATACGGTCCATCGCCGCGATCATGACTTCGGGTTTCAACGGCAGGCGCGGAAAAGCGGCAAGCGCGCGTTCCAGGCCCTCTTCGAAACCGGACGCGCCGAAATCATCGGCTCCCGCCAGAGCCACCGCCCGCGCCTTCGCTTCGGCGGCCGTCATCGCCTTCATATCCCTCTCCCTGCCGGCTCGAACGACCGGCTGCCCGGGAAAAAGACTAGACCGAAAATTCGCCATTACAAATGATTTGTCGCAATCGGGATCAATCCCAACGCAGCGGCAAGGTGTCGAAGGCGATGATATTGCCCGAATGGAACGTCGCCTCGGCATCCGGGTCCAGCCGGAACGGCGGCAGGCGCTTGAGCATCTGCTGGTAGAGCACCTGCAGTTCGACCCGCGCCAGGTGCGCACCGAGGCAGCGGTGCGGGCCGACGCCGAAAGCGACGTGGACCTTGTTCTCGCGGTCGAGCTCGAACTGCTCGGGCTCGGTGAACTCGCGCGGGTCGAGATCGGCTCCGGGGATATAGAGCGCCAGAGTCTCGCCTTCCTTGAGGTCGAATCCGCC
The window above is part of the Novosphingobium sp. G106 genome. Proteins encoded here:
- a CDS encoding phosphotransferase family protein is translated as MIVAPATRDLEILAGKMTQWLGERLPGAGDIRLTDFSYPKGAGQSHETILFDARWFENGAERAQGYVVRIKPSSFTVFPDNLFDEQYQLMKMLSDGGYVRVAKPLWFEPDAELLGAPFFVMEKVKGRVPVSHPPYAKSGWLSEATPAQRRHLWEGAVRQLAAIQRVPLSEVPFLAGPDHARDGLAQEWDKYTRFVEWVKDDPRAEILEAGRQRLLALWPKNQPEGVVWGDARIGNMMFDENFDVVAVMDWEQPSLGGALQDLGWFCTLSETMHGKTSQMGTYLDGMGSRDETVALWEEVSGKSAADLEWYEDFTQLKMACTGVRMDGMRGTQMSTADGLRVRLKLA
- a CDS encoding helix-turn-helix domain-containing protein, which translates into the protein MAAILNFIADHPGQAFALTDLVRALKLSRATCHALLTGLVDVGYLYRTSDKTYVLGPALAAIGRTAAQHFSPLQVAQPEMRSLADEFDVVCSAYFLEGDMIHLRDRAASLSHVGYPVPLGTRMKLRSPQAVAFFAWAPAEAEAWLETTEPKPSAERRELMFKSMEFARENGFAVLLRRPGFDIAGEADDRGMGVDTDEIPVTPIDGIDQASSYAVGALMAPIFDERGQVSFCLLLAGFHGTMSGAQVMAAGQRLRAACRRISAFVAGRDSEARVTA
- a CDS encoding sulfotransferase yields the protein MKAMTAAEAKARAVALAGADDFGASGFEEGLERALAAFPRLPLKPEVMIAAMDRIVQDLANRLRIEQWYAAHPEIEAQAVEGPILVCGLPRTGTTATVGMLALDPRFRFPRMWEMNQPVPPPRLGEEADDPRAVAYREAIKAHSHASQHIADPDGPEEDMVGLAPLDMHAYHGAFPMPDDFVDWWTSADFASTYAYHRRVLSLLQSERPPHLWLLKGPVHLFQLEAFAAEYPDTKFVWTHRDPASVIPSVSSLQYTLHSARCVEGALDKAAAGPKALAFWARGMKRALAARDRLGEHRFIDVWNRDVVARPVETFAGLYDRLGFDFTPQLEADVADYNRRNAQGAFGEHRYTAEEYGLTNEAIREAFADYCTRFDV